A stretch of the Drosophila sulfurigaster albostrigata strain 15112-1811.04 chromosome 2L, ASM2355843v2, whole genome shotgun sequence genome encodes the following:
- the LOC133842993 gene encoding maltase 1 — MGLRWCLIFGLTLGLFTSWTRSELIKHQQRVQEELNNWWRHEVFYQIYPRSFQDSNGDGIGDLNGITSRLQYFVDTGITAVWLNPIFQSPMADFGYDISDYRAIQPEYGTLADFDQLIATAKALGIKVILDFVPNHSSDKHEWFIKSVAREPGYEDFYIWENGTVLDDGDRVPPNNWISVFSGSAWEWNEEREQYYLRQFTKGQPDLNYRNPAVLQAMDDILIYWLNRGVAGFRIDAVNYIYEDEELRDEPLSGTTSDLNSPDSLQHIYTRNQPEDYTLVQHWRQLLDNYSANNGGPLRIMMLEAYADLKLLMDYYEDPQGVQGAQFPFNFGFITELNENSTAQDFVFNIEKWLIYMPVGHAANWVMGNHDNPRVASRYGSKAVDAMNMLLMTLPGIAITYYGEELGMEDYRDISYEQTVDQPACEAGSDDYKWISRDPERTPMQWNDEKSAGFSSNASTWLPVNPNYQELNLRAQLRATRSHYKVYQSLLKLRKLRVLQEGSFTAKALSRQVFALKRELKGYGTVLTIINVSNRTQQVDVSDFIHLPNRLTLAVVGVSSQHREGERLKPAEINLAPYEGLVITLKVHK; from the exons ATGGGTTTGAGATGGTGTTTGATATTCGGATTAACTTTGGGCCTTTTCACGAGTTGGACGCGGTCTGAGCTCATTAAACATCAACAAAGAGTGCAAGAGGAACTCAACAATTGGTGGCGTCACGAGGTTTTCTACCAGATCTATCCGAGATCCTTCCAGGACAGCAATGGCGATGGCATTGGAGACCTTAACGGCATTACCTCCAGGCTGCAATACTTTGTCGATACGGGTATTACGGCGGTCTGGTTGAATCCAATTTTCCAATCCCCTATGGCGGACTTTGGCTACGATATATCCGACTACAGAGCTATACAACCCGAGTATGGCACTTTGGCGGACTTTGATCAACTTATAGCCACAGCAAAAGCTTTGGGCATCAAGGTTATACTGGACTTTGTGCCGAATCATAGCTCCGATAAGCATGAGTGGTTCATCAAATCGGTGGCAAGAGAGCCTGGGTATGAGGACTTTTACATTTGGGAAAATGGAACAGTGTTGGACGATGGAGATCGAGTGCCGCCTAATAATTGGATATCAGTGTTCTCCGGCTCCGCTTGGGAGTGGAATGAAGAACGCGAGCAGTACTATTTGCGGCAGTTTACCAAAGGACAACCCGATCTGAACTATCGTAATCCTGCAGTGTTGCAGGCTATGGATGATATCTTGATATATTGGTTGAATCGAGGTGTGGCTGGCTTTCGCATCGATGCAGTGAATTACATCTATGAGGACGAAGAGCTGCGAGATGAACCATTGAGTGGCACTACAAGTGATCTCAACTCTCCTGATTCCCTCCAGCATATTTATACCAGGAATCAACCCGAGGACTATACACTTGTTCAACACTGGCGACAGCTACTGGACAATTACAGTGCTAACAATGGCGGTCCTCTGAGAATAATGATGCTAGAAGCTTATGCGGACTTGAAGCTGCTAATGGATTACTACGAGGATCCTCAGGGAGTACAGGGGGCACAGTTTCCATTTAACTTTGGCTTTATAACCGAACTCAACGAGAACTCGACTGCTCAGGACTTTGTGTTCAACATTGAAAAATGGTTGATCTATATGCCCGTTGGTCATGCAGCCAATTGGGTGATGGGGAATCATGATAATCCGCGTGTAGCTTCTAGATATGGTTCCAAGGCAGTGGATGCCATGAATATGCTGCTGATGACACTGCCAGGGATTGCAATCACTTATTAT GGTGAGGAACTGGGCATGGAGGATTATCGTGACATCAGCTACGAGCAGACCGTGGATCAACCTGCTTGTGAAGCTGGTTCCGACGACTACAAATGGATCTCACGTGACCCCGAACGCACGCCCATGCAATGGAATGATGAGAAGAGTGCTGGATTCTCCAGCAATGCCAGCACATGGTTGCCCGTGAATCCCAATTATCAGGAATTGAATCTGCGCGCTCAACTGCGGGCCACACGCAGTCATTACAAGGTCTATCAATCGTTGCTCAAATTGAGGAAATTACGTGTGTTGCAGGAGGGAAGCTTTACGGCAAAGGCTCTCAGTCGTCAAGTGTTTGCTCTGAAGCG CGAATTGAAGGGTTATGGCACTGTGTTGACCATCATAAATGTGAGCAATCGCACGCAGCAGGTGGATGTCAGTGACTTTATCCATTTACCCAATCGTCTGACCCTTGCGGTTGTCGGTGTCAGTTCACAGCACAGAGAAGGAGAGCGTCTCAAACCCGCTGAGATCAATTTGGCACCTTATGAGGGTCTTGTCATAACGCTTAAGGTTCATAAATAA